One Rickettsia akari str. Hartford genomic window, TCACGTAGCCGCACAGTTACACATCCCTACACCTATAGGTGAATTAAATAAAGTCCTAGGGGGCGGTTTGGTGCTTGGTTCTGCTATATTAATAGGAGGAGACCCTGGCATAGGCAAATCTACTTTGTTACTACAACTAGCAGCCAGTAATTTTGTATCAAAGATCAATTGCTTATATATAACGGGCGAAGAATCATTAGACCAAATAAAATTAAGGGCAATAAGGCTAAATCTAACGAACTATAATACCGATATTTTAGCAGCCACTAATGTGGAAGATATTATTGCGAGTATGGAAGCTAATAAAAATAATATTGATTTGGTAGTGATTGATTCTATTCAAACAATTACCACAAAAGCATTACAATCGCCTCCAGGCACTGTTTCACAAATTCGTACATGTGCAAATGAACTTGTTAATTATTCTAAGCAAAACAATATAATTATTTTATTAAGCTGTCACGTAACTAAAGACGGTCATCTAGCAGGTCCTAAGATACTTGAGCATTTAGTTGATACCGTGCTATATTTCGAGGGAGATCATAATAATCATTTCCGTATTTTACGTTCATATAAAAATCGTTTTGGCGGTGTTGGTGAAATAGGAGTATTTGAGATGAGCGGCAGCGGGCTTATTGAAGTAACAAATCCGTCTGAACTATTTTTGATGCAGCGAGAGCAGAACGTTATAGGTACGTCTATTTTTGCAGGAATTGAAGGCTCAAGTCCATTACTTATGGAAGTACAAGCCCTCATAGTACCTTCAAATATGGTAACTCCTAGACGCTCTGCGGTGGGCTGGGATGTCAATAGATTATCAATGATACTTGCCGTACTTAGTAGTAGGATAGGACTTAATCTTGCTAATTATGAAGTATATTTAAGCATAGCTGGAGGACTTAAAATTACCGATCCTGCTTCGGACCTTGCAGTAGCAGCGAGCTTAATATCTGCCGCAACAGGCAAACCAGTTCCTGAACAAAGAGTTTTTTTCGGAGAAATAAGCTTATCGGGTGAGATAAGAAAAACTGCAAAAGCAGAAACAAGAATAAAAGAAGCCGTAAAGCTTGGATTTAATAAGATTATCTGCTCTAAACTTGAGCATTTAACGTATGACTTTATATCTTCCGTCTCACATTTAAAGGATTTACAAGAGATAATT contains:
- the radA gene encoding DNA repair protein RadA; its protein translation is MTKDKKHYICSNCGNTSPKWSGQCFDCGVWGCIVEEIVSSNKAIVKTGSKQDFDKLSGHVAAQLHIPTPIGELNKVLGGGLVLGSAILIGGDPGIGKSTLLLQLAASNFVSKINCLYITGEESLDQIKLRAIRLNLTNYNTDILAATNVEDIIASMEANKNNIDLVVIDSIQTITTKALQSPPGTVSQIRTCANELVNYSKQNNIIILLSCHVTKDGHLAGPKILEHLVDTVLYFEGDHNNHFRILRSYKNRFGGVGEIGVFEMSGSGLIEVTNPSELFLMQREQNVIGTSIFAGIEGSSPLLMEVQALIVPSNMVTPRRSAVGWDVNRLSMILAVLSSRIGLNLANYEVYLSIAGGLKITDPASDLAVAASLISAATGKPVPEQRVFFGEISLSGEIRKTAKAETRIKEAVKLGFNKIICSKLEHLTYDFISSVSHLKDLQEIIR